The following coding sequences are from one Fimbriimonadaceae bacterium window:
- a CDS encoding PilT/PilU family type 4a pilus ATPase yields the protein MQDASSIDIRDLITVGYENTASDVMIKAHNKPKMKQHSFVRDLPGDWPVLEPEDVKRLLYSVMTDRQRRHFEDHNEMDLAFVLEGKCRIRTNVYSQRGSMAAVMRIVPTKIKNLEELGLPPSLAEITKNRQGLALVTGPTGSGKTTTLSALIDIINEERRCHIVTIEDPLEVEHQDKNSYVSQREVGIDTTDFYPAMRAVVREAPDVILIGEMRDTTTMNVALQAGETGHLVFSTVHTSSAYETLDRVVNMFPPHEKVHLCQRLANSLRAIVAQKLVPRADGQGRVVVAEILICTPTVSKAIEDGHFGDLYHLMNEGGFWGMQTMNQGLARYVKAGIISEETALNYAGIVSELKQMLRR from the coding sequence ATGCAAGACGCTTCCTCGATCGACATCCGAGACCTGATCACTGTGGGCTATGAAAACACGGCCTCCGACGTGATGATCAAGGCGCACAACAAGCCCAAGATGAAGCAACACAGCTTCGTCCGGGACTTGCCCGGCGACTGGCCGGTCCTTGAACCCGAGGACGTGAAGAGACTCCTTTATTCGGTCATGACCGACAGGCAGCGCCGTCACTTTGAGGACCATAACGAGATGGACTTGGCCTTCGTTCTGGAAGGCAAATGCCGTATTCGTACGAACGTGTACAGCCAACGGGGCTCGATGGCCGCGGTCATGCGGATCGTGCCGACGAAGATCAAGAACTTGGAGGAGCTGGGCCTCCCGCCGAGCCTTGCCGAAATCACCAAGAACCGGCAGGGACTCGCCTTGGTGACTGGTCCGACCGGATCGGGCAAGACGACCACGCTCAGCGCCCTGATCGACATCATCAACGAGGAGCGCCGGTGCCACATCGTCACCATCGAAGACCCCCTCGAGGTCGAGCACCAGGACAAGAACAGCTACGTCAGCCAGCGCGAAGTCGGCATCGACACGACGGACTTCTATCCGGCGATGCGCGCCGTCGTCCGCGAAGCTCCCGACGTCATCCTCATCGGTGAGATGCGCGACACGACGACCATGAACGTCGCCCTGCAGGCCGGTGAGACGGGGCACCTCGTTTTCTCCACCGTCCACACGTCCAGCGCTTACGAGACCTTGGACCGCGTCGTCAACATGTTCCCGCCCCACGAAAAGGTCCACCTGTGCCAGCGCCTGGCCAACTCGTTGCGGGCGATCGTCGCCCAAAAGCTGGTCCCGCGGGCCGACGGCCAGGGCCGCGTCGTCGTCGCCGAGATCCTCATCTGCACCCCGACGGTGAGCAAGGCGATTGAAGACGGCCACTTCGGCGACCTCTACCACCTGATGAACGAAGGTGGATTCTGGGGCATGCAGACGATGAACCAGGGATTGGCCCGCTATGTGAAGGCGGGGATCATCAGCGAGGAGACCGCCCTGAACTACGCGGGCATCGTCTCGGAGTTGAAGCAGATGCTTCGCAGATAG
- a CDS encoding pyridoxal phosphate-dependent aminotransferase, translating to MPGLSQRAAAMPASPIRKLAPFAEAAAKRGVKIFHLNIGQPDVRTPDEFWEAVRRPDLTVLEYSHSAGPVALREGIAAAYRDMGLDVKDDEVIVTTAGSEALSFAIGSVCDAGGEVIVPEPMYANYIGFAAGMGVKVVPITTRIEDGFALPSVDEFAKRITPRTKAVVVCNPNNPTGTVYSDDQLEGLRKLALAHDIFIIADEVYREFNYLGGRPKSVLELEGLEQHAVMVDSVSKRYSLCGARVGFIVSRNKDLMSAALRFAQARLSPPTLECLGVIGALRTPASYLEEVRTEYQKRRDVVVRRINAIPGALCPRIDGAFYATVRLPIDDCDKFCQWLLESFDHNGKTVMFAPATGFYATPGLGKDEVRIAYVLNTDAMEEAMDCLEAGLAAYPGRKSLAGV from the coding sequence ATGCCGGGTCTCTCGCAACGTGCCGCCGCAATGCCTGCCTCGCCGATCCGCAAGCTGGCTCCGTTCGCCGAGGCGGCGGCCAAGCGCGGCGTCAAGATATTCCACCTCAACATCGGCCAACCTGACGTCCGCACCCCGGACGAGTTTTGGGAGGCGGTGCGCCGCCCCGACTTGACCGTGCTGGAGTACAGCCATTCAGCCGGCCCTGTCGCCCTGCGCGAAGGAATCGCCGCGGCCTACCGGGACATGGGCCTGGACGTCAAAGACGACGAGGTGATCGTCACCACCGCCGGCTCCGAGGCTCTGTCGTTCGCCATCGGCAGCGTGTGCGACGCGGGCGGCGAGGTCATCGTCCCCGAACCCATGTACGCCAACTATATCGGCTTCGCCGCGGGGATGGGCGTCAAGGTCGTGCCCATCACGACCCGGATCGAGGACGGGTTCGCCCTTCCTTCCGTCGACGAGTTCGCCAAGCGGATCACGCCGCGCACCAAGGCGGTCGTCGTGTGCAACCCCAACAACCCGACGGGGACGGTTTACTCGGACGACCAACTGGAGGGTCTTAGAAAACTCGCCCTCGCCCACGACATCTTCATCATCGCCGACGAGGTGTACCGGGAGTTCAACTACCTGGGCGGGCGCCCCAAGTCGGTCTTGGAACTCGAAGGGCTCGAGCAGCACGCCGTCATGGTCGATTCGGTCAGCAAGCGCTATTCACTCTGTGGGGCCCGGGTCGGCTTCATCGTCTCGCGGAACAAAGACCTCATGTCCGCCGCCCTGCGCTTCGCCCAGGCCCGGCTCTCCCCGCCGACCTTGGAGTGCCTCGGCGTGATCGGCGCACTCCGCACCCCGGCCAGCTACCTCGAAGAGGTCCGGACCGAGTACCAGAAGCGGCGTGACGTCGTGGTCCGGCGGATCAACGCGATCCCGGGCGCCCTGTGCCCGAGGATCGACGGCGCGTTCTATGCGACGGTCCGGCTGCCGATCGACGACTGCGACAAGTTCTGCCAGTGGCTGCTCGAGTCCTTCGACCACAACGGCAAGACGGTCATGTTCGCCCCCGCCACCGGCTTCTATGCCACGCCGGGCCTCGGAAAGGACGAGGTGCGCATCGCCTATGTCCTCAACACTGACGCGATGGAAGAGGCGATGGACTGCCTCGAAGCAGGCTTGGCCGCCTACCCCGGCCGCAAGTCACTGGCGGGTGTCTGA
- a CDS encoding PEP-CTERM sorting domain-containing protein, which translates to MLKRTLSLVVLAAVASASFAGVNLIENGTLDANSPHWNRPFADGSGLSSVGVDNLYATHAFHVTATGTYTAEMGNPNTSSNTIDTFMFIYEAPFDANDALTNYVAGNDDNSAAFVVLPDADYQTGGLLRSSLSTTLTAGVNYVLVATTFDVYDAADVRTWGDYSIGVGGGPGDVISDSAVPEPATMAVLGLGALALKRRRKA; encoded by the coding sequence ATGTTGAAGAGAACATTGTCCCTCGTAGTGCTTGCCGCCGTCGCATCGGCCAGCTTCGCTGGTGTCAACCTGATCGAGAACGGCACGCTGGACGCAAACTCCCCCCACTGGAACCGGCCCTTCGCTGATGGGAGCGGGTTGAGCAGCGTCGGTGTCGACAACCTTTACGCTACCCACGCGTTTCACGTCACCGCGACCGGTACCTACACGGCCGAAATGGGCAACCCCAACACGTCGTCGAACACGATCGACACGTTTATGTTCATCTATGAGGCCCCGTTTGACGCGAACGACGCGTTGACAAACTACGTGGCGGGTAACGACGACAACTCGGCGGCGTTCGTCGTCCTGCCGGACGCTGATTATCAGACCGGTGGACTGCTGCGGTCCTCGCTCAGCACGACCCTCACCGCCGGTGTCAACTACGTCCTCGTCGCGACGACGTTTGACGTGTACGACGCTGCCGACGTGAGGACCTGGGGTGACTATTCGATCGGCGTCGGCGGTGGCCCGGGCGACGTCATTTCCGACAGCGCGGTGCCGGAGCCGGCCACGATGGCCGTCCTAGGCCT
- a CDS encoding homoserine O-acetyltransferase — protein MSSGLHEVDHALFQDNDRQAPVESGRQTVDVGSLTCASGAVVPAVTVAYETWGTLNAAQDNAVLVCHALTGDSHVVGWWDRIVGPGKAVDTDKYFVIGTNVLGGCQGTTGPASELDGRPYGSRFPFVTVGDMVEVQRRLLDRLGVPGLALACGGSMGGMQALEWSIRFPGFVRKVWGTGTCRAHNAMQIGFNETGRQAIMRDPKWRDGDYPADDPPTQGLAVARMVGHLSYLSEAAFEKKFGRNLQDKEAYDFSYSPEFAVESYLSYQGDKFTRRFDANSYLVVTRAIDYFDLKTLAGSTTEYLFTSFTSDWIYPTHQSAELHAMAQAAGCRSRHVEIDAPMGHDAFLLDDVGQTEAVRAFLAE, from the coding sequence GTGAGTAGCGGATTGCACGAGGTCGACCACGCCCTCTTTCAGGACAACGACCGCCAGGCGCCGGTGGAGTCCGGACGCCAAACGGTGGACGTCGGGTCCCTGACCTGCGCAAGCGGCGCGGTGGTTCCCGCGGTGACCGTCGCCTACGAGACCTGGGGCACTTTGAACGCCGCCCAGGACAACGCGGTGCTGGTCTGTCACGCCTTGACCGGGGACAGCCACGTCGTGGGGTGGTGGGACCGCATCGTCGGCCCCGGGAAGGCGGTCGACACCGACAAGTACTTCGTCATCGGCACCAACGTGCTCGGCGGTTGCCAGGGCACGACGGGGCCGGCGTCCGAGCTTGACGGCCGGCCCTATGGCTCCCGGTTTCCCTTTGTCACCGTCGGCGACATGGTGGAGGTCCAGCGGCGTCTGCTCGACCGGCTGGGTGTCCCGGGCCTTGCGCTGGCGTGCGGAGGCAGCATGGGCGGCATGCAGGCCTTGGAATGGAGCATAAGGTTTCCCGGTTTTGTCCGAAAGGTCTGGGGGACGGGCACATGCCGGGCCCATAACGCCATGCAAATCGGCTTTAACGAGACGGGCCGCCAGGCGATCATGCGCGACCCCAAGTGGCGGGACGGCGACTACCCGGCCGACGACCCGCCGACCCAGGGCCTCGCCGTGGCCCGCATGGTGGGGCACCTCAGTTACCTGAGTGAAGCGGCGTTCGAGAAGAAGTTTGGGAGGAACCTCCAAGACAAGGAGGCATACGACTTTTCCTACAGCCCAGAGTTTGCCGTGGAGAGCTACCTGAGTTACCAGGGGGACAAGTTCACCCGACGGTTTGACGCCAACAGCTACTTGGTCGTGACGCGGGCGATCGACTACTTCGACCTCAAGACCTTGGCGGGTTCGACCACGGAATACCTGTTCACCAGCTTCACGAGCGACTGGATTTATCCCACGCACCAGAGCGCCGAACTCCATGCCATGGCCCAGGCGGCGGGGTGCCGGTCCCGGCACGTCGAGATCGACGCGCCCATGGGACATGACGCCTTTTTGCTGGACGATGTTGGTCAGACCGAGGCGGTCCGAGCTTTTCTCGCCGAATGA
- a CDS encoding type IV pilus twitching motility protein PilT, whose protein sequence is MAYLLDELLKEVVRLDASDLHIKAGNAPMMRVRGDLKRIDGPPMSEEESQAMLLAVLNEERRERLYSFKEVDLSHAVPGLARFRVNMYWQRGKIGAVFRLIPYRIRTVDELGLPEVTKSIAMAPRGLVLVTGPTGSGKSTSLAAMINHINENSRKHIITIEDPIEYVHQDKQSIINQRELGTDTHTFTDALRHVMRQNPDVILVGEMRDLETIQLAITAAETGHLVFSTLHTVDAAQTIDRIVDVFDPDQQAQIRTQLGVTLLAIVSQTLLPTREGDGRVAAFEVMVATPSIRTLLREGKTHQMYMDIQTGHEHGMQTLDGCLLQLLRDKVIDYEHALSKSSNTSEFHRRALKDGLIEETTLAH, encoded by the coding sequence ATGGCCTACTTACTCGACGAACTGCTGAAGGAGGTCGTCCGGCTCGACGCCAGCGACCTGCACATCAAGGCAGGCAACGCGCCGATGATGCGTGTCCGGGGAGACCTGAAACGCATCGACGGACCACCGATGAGCGAGGAGGAAAGCCAGGCGATGCTCCTCGCCGTCCTCAACGAGGAACGGCGGGAAAGGCTCTATTCGTTCAAGGAAGTCGACCTGTCGCACGCGGTGCCGGGCTTGGCCCGGTTCCGCGTGAACATGTACTGGCAACGGGGCAAGATCGGCGCGGTCTTCCGCTTGATCCCGTACCGCATCCGTACCGTCGACGAACTGGGCTTGCCCGAAGTCACCAAGTCCATCGCGATGGCGCCCCGTGGCCTTGTCCTCGTCACCGGCCCGACCGGTTCTGGCAAGTCGACGTCGCTTGCGGCGATGATCAACCACATCAACGAGAACAGCCGCAAGCACATCATCACGATCGAAGACCCCATCGAGTACGTCCACCAGGACAAGCAGAGCATCATCAACCAACGGGAGTTGGGCACCGACACCCACACCTTCACCGACGCCCTGCGCCACGTCATGCGGCAGAACCCCGACGTGATCTTGGTGGGTGAGATGCGCGACCTGGAGACGATCCAACTCGCGATCACCGCCGCGGAGACGGGGCACTTGGTCTTCTCGACCCTGCACACCGTCGACGCGGCGCAGACCATCGACCGCATCGTCGACGTCTTCGACCCCGACCAGCAGGCGCAGATCCGCACCCAGCTTGGCGTGACCTTGCTCGCCATCGTGAGCCAGACCTTGCTCCCGACCCGGGAAGGCGACGGCCGGGTGGCGGCCTTCGAGGTGATGGTGGCCACGCCGTCGATCCGCACACTGCTCCGCGAGGGCAAGACCCACCAGATGTACATGGACATCCAGACCGGCCACGAGCACGGGATGCAGACCTTGGACGGTTGCTTGCTCCAACTCCTGCGCGACAAGGTCATCGACTACGAGCACGCCCTGTCCAAGAGCTCCAACACGAGCGAGTTCCACCGCCGCGCCCTGAAGGACGGCCTCATCGAGGAGACGACCCTTGCACATTGA
- a CDS encoding type IV pilus twitching motility protein PilT, giving the protein MHIEDLLRRCVQMDGSDLHIKTDTGKVYVRVYGDLVLLEDVPAFTDAEFRTAIKGLLRPDQVAKFDRDMELDFAHEIVGVSRFRGNLFQQRNHAQAVFRVIPYEIRNMEELHLPEACYDFIERPRGLVLVTGPAGSGKSTTLAAMIDRINRKQHCHIVTVEDPVEFVHDDHVALINQRELDFDTLSFANALKYVLRQDPDVILVGEMRDLETIHLAITAAETGHLVFATLHTVDALQTVDRIVDVFPQHQQQQIRMQLSVNLLGVISQTLLKRKDGRGRIATFEVLYATHAVRNLIRENKTYQIGSIIQTGSKQKMHTLDQYMAKLVEGGLVDVEEAKRKAKDPGEFMRILDTGAKAPATGNPPAGPDGNPPPPSAGVKGQPWRQQIKRE; this is encoded by the coding sequence TTGCACATTGAAGACCTCTTGCGTCGGTGCGTCCAGATGGACGGGTCCGACCTCCACATCAAGACCGACACCGGCAAGGTTTATGTCCGTGTCTATGGCGACCTGGTCCTGTTGGAGGACGTCCCTGCGTTCACCGACGCCGAGTTCCGCACGGCGATCAAGGGCCTGCTTCGCCCCGACCAGGTCGCCAAGTTCGACCGCGACATGGAGCTGGACTTCGCCCACGAGATCGTCGGCGTGTCGCGGTTCCGCGGGAACCTCTTCCAGCAGCGCAACCATGCCCAGGCCGTCTTCCGCGTGATCCCCTACGAGATCCGCAATATGGAGGAGCTTCACCTGCCCGAGGCGTGCTACGACTTCATTGAGCGGCCTCGCGGCCTGGTCCTGGTGACCGGCCCGGCCGGGTCGGGCAAATCGACGACCTTGGCCGCGATGATCGACCGGATCAACCGCAAGCAGCACTGTCACATCGTCACGGTCGAGGACCCGGTCGAGTTTGTCCACGACGACCACGTCGCCCTGATCAACCAGCGCGAACTGGACTTCGACACCCTGAGCTTCGCCAACGCCCTCAAGTACGTGCTCCGCCAGGACCCCGACGTCATCTTGGTGGGTGAGATGCGTGACCTGGAGACGATCCACTTGGCCATCACCGCGGCGGAGACCGGGCACCTGGTTTTTGCGACCTTGCACACCGTCGACGCCCTCCAGACCGTCGACCGCATCGTCGACGTCTTCCCCCAACACCAACAGCAGCAGATCCGCATGCAGCTTTCGGTCAACTTGCTGGGCGTCATCAGCCAGACCTTGCTCAAGCGGAAAGACGGCCGCGGCCGCATCGCCACCTTTGAGGTGCTCTATGCCACCCACGCCGTCCGCAACCTGATCCGGGAGAACAAGACCTATCAGATCGGCTCGATCATCCAAACGGGATCGAAGCAAAAGATGCACACGTTGGACCAGTACATGGCCAAATTGGTCGAGGGCGGGCTTGTCGATGTCGAGGAAGCCAAACGGAAAGCCAAGGACCCCGGAGAGTTCATGCGCATCCTCGACACTGGTGCCAAGGCGCCTGCGACCGGCAACCCGCCGGCCGGCCCTGACGGCAACCCTCCTCCTCCGTCAGCCGGGGTGAAGGGCCAGCCGTGGCGTCAGCAGATCAAGCGTGAGTAG